The window AGGTAGGTGGAACTGTCTCTGCATCGAGAGCAATTATAGATTCAGGTTGGATAGATCACGACAGACAGGTTGGACAAACAGGTAAAACAGTAAGGCCTGATATCTATTTCGCATTAGGAATTTCAGGGGCAATACAGCACGTAGCTGGAATGGAAGAATCAGAGTACATAATAGCTATAAATAAGGATAAAGAAGCTCCTATATTTAATATTTCAGATTTAGGAATTGTAGGAGATGTTTCAAAAATAGTTCCTATGATCACAGAAGAAATAAAAACATTGAAAAGTCAAAAGAATTAAAATTTTAATTTTTTCAAAACTTAAAATATTCTCTCGAATCATTAGATGAAAAATCTATTGATTTGAGAGGTTTTTTATTGAATAAGGTAATATTTCTAATGCCCATTAAATCTTAGCTCTTAGCCTAAGGCTGCGTATAAGGGGAAAAAGAGGGCGGCTCAAGTAGGAAAACTACTTGTGGGTCACCCTCTTTGATTTTTTTAGAATACATTTTTAATAAAGCAAAATATTTTTAATTAATAGATTATACTTCTGATTTTGGTATAGACTCTCAATTAAAGACATAGGCTATTAAAAATATAACCATAGGTTTTCAAAAGGAGCAGGCTGGCTTAGCTATATCTTCTCATTTTCCATTATTTTTCTGATGCTTCTGCTCACTTGAGCTGCAGAAACTGGTTTTATCAGATAATCATCCAATGTTTTATCTTTCATGTACTCTTCTAATGGTTCGTCAGAGTAGGCTGTTATTAAAATTGTTTTTACATTGGGCTGGTTTCTTTTTATTTTTTTTGCGATCTGTATGCCTGATATTTCAGGCATTGTAAGGTCTGTAACAATAATATCAAAATGATCTTTTATATAAGTGAATTTCTTTATAATCTCATCGCATTCCACCACGGAGCTAACACTGTATCCCAATTCATTTAGACCTTTTTTTAACATCTCTGCTATATCCTTGTCATCATCTATTATTAGGACTCTTTCTTTTCCCGTTATACCAGAAGATTGCGGCTCGATATTATCGAGAGCTTCATTTTTTTTTGCTTTTGGAATATATACTTCAAATCGACTTCCAATATCTTTTTTGCTAGACACCTTTATCATGCCGCCGTGTTTTGTAACTATTCCTTGAACGACAGAAAGACCTAAGCCACTGCTTTTATCCGATAATTTTTTTGTGAAAAACGGGTCGAATATCTTGTCAATTATATCCTCCTCTATACCACATCCGTTGTCTTCAAAGGATATTTTGACGTACTCTCTTCCAGAATCATTATTTCCACCAGATACTTCCTTCACCTGGTATTTGGAAATATCTAAGCTTATTTTTAATATTCCATGTTTTCTATTTTTCATTGCATTACATGCATTTGTACACAGATTTAATATAACCTGGTGTATCTGTGTTTCATTTGCATAGATATTGCCGCAATTCTCTTTGATCTCTTTTATAATTTTCACGTTAGAGGGCAGTACGAATTCTGAGAATTTCAATGCATCTTCTAATACACTATTTACTGGAATTATATTGTACTTTATTTTTATGTTTTTGTCTCCGCTGAATACCCGGATATGGTCTATGATCTCCTGAGCCCTTTTAGAAGAATTATATATAGCTTCAGCATCTTCATAATTATCAAGGTCCGGGTCTAAGTTTCTAAGAAGTATCTCAGAATGCCCCATTATAGGTGTCAGGACATTATTAAATTCGTGAGCTATTCCTCCAGTCAGAGTTCCTATTGTTTCGAGTTTTCTCCTGTGGTGAAGTTCGGCATCTTTTTTTCTAAGTTCTTCTGAGGATTTATTGATCTCCCTCAGATAGTTTGTTTCCATCTCGTAGGCTTCTTTGTTTTTGATCATTCTTACAATCCAAAATACTATACAGGAGGATATTACTATGATAAATGTGGAGATTAAAATGCTGCCATAAAGGTAGTCTCTTATGGGTTTGGTAATCTCGTCATAGGATGATACCACTGAAACTATCCAGAAATCACTTGAAAAATTAATTCTGGAGAAAACATTTATTTTTTTTGTAAGCACCAAGGTATCCTGGGGCCACCAGTAGGAATGATAGATATGAAAACCTTCGTTCTGAGTTAACTGCTTTTTAAATAAGCTAGCTATACCCCTGTAATCGAGGTTGGGGTATTTTTTTTTTCTAGATGTGATGACAAAATCTCCAACCTGTCCTTTTGAAGGATGCATGAGGATTTTTCCGGTGCTGTCCTTTACCACAGCATAACCAAATTCTCCTATTTTCACGGGTTTTAATAAAAGTTCATTCATATTTTCTAGTTTTATTTTACCGAATATTATTCCTACAAGTTTATTTTTAATTATAACTGGTTCTACTATATTTATGGAAAGAGTATCGTACCTGTCATGGTAAGGAAAACCTATATATGAATCTTTTCTTGCTTTGACATAACTTATTTCGTCATAAAAATCTTCGCCAGTGACTATAAAATCTTCCTTGGGGTAGCTTAAGAAAAATCTATTTCTAGCCTCCATATAATTTAGATTTGAAACTTCCTCATCTTGATTGAGGTAAAATGTTTCCATGGCTTTTAAGATGTAGTCTTGGTGTGGTTCGTCTGGAGAAGCTTCCATATGATGGGCTATGTCTGCGGATAAAATTCTGAGAGCTTTTTCTTTTTCACCGACATATAAGTTCAAACTTCTTCCTATGGATTTTGATATGGTCATAAGGTGTTTTATCTGTTGTGTCATCACTGTATCTTGATATTTCACATAACCCTGATAACTGATTCTGCTTACAATTAAAGCTATGAAAATAATTGCTATTATTGACAGGAATTTCAATTTATTTTTTTTCAAAAGCTTCTCCTTTCAATTAAGATAGATATGTAATATAATATAGTTAGCTAAATAGGTGATGTAAATTTTTTGAAAAAGAATTTTGTATACATATATATTATCACATTTCTTCAATCACTTTAAATTAAAAAAAATATAAATAATAAGGAGGGCTTTTGAATTGGACGGTTACAAGGTTCTATTGGTAGATGATGATGCAGCTATATGTAAAGTTATAAAAAGAGCTCTGAAGCTTGAAAATATAGAAATAATATATGCGTCTAACGGAGAGAAAGCCTACTCTCTCGTAAGGGCTCAGGTTTTTGACCTTATAATACTTGATGTCAGTTTAGGTGATACCGACGGATTCGAGATTCTAAAAAAAATTCGGACAGAAGGAAATGATGTCCCTATAATTTTCCTCAGTGGAAATCAGCATGAAAATGATAAAATTCTTGCTTTGGGAATGGGTGCTGATGACTATATAACAAAACCCTTTAGTATATTTCTGCTTGTTGCAAAAATTAAAGCTCACTTGCGAAGGGGTGATAAAATAAAAGAGTACCAGACTTCTCAAAAGAAAATTATCCAGGGGCCTTTTGTTTTGGATACCGAGACTTTTCAGCTTTTTAAAAATGAAAAAGAAGTATTTCTTTCGTCAAAAGAAATAATGCTTATGAAATTTTTTATGGAGAATCCAAACATGGTATTTTCAAAGGATCAAATTTATGAGAAAGTATGGAATAATTCCATAGTGGATGACAACACAATCATGGTCTATATGCGTCACTTGAGAAAAAAACTTGAAGATGACCCTAAAAACCCAAAATTTTTCCAAACTGTTTGGGGGATAGGATATAAGTTTAATAATTTCATAAAATAAATTTATAAAAAAGAATATACTTTTCGTAAAAAAATGGTGTGCAGGTTACACCATTTTTTATTTCAACCCACTGAAATGAGATGAGCTAAAAAAGAACATATATAACTTTAGTTGAAAATAAAAAACGATATTGAAATAAAAAAACCAATTCCTTAATGGATTTTAAGGGAATAACTATAATATATTAAGGAGTTTAAATTAAACTCTTAATATCTACATAACAGGTGTAAGTGAAAAAAATTAATTTTCAGAATTTAAATTATTTTTTAAAAAAATAGAGGAGGGATCAACTATGAAAAAAGGAAACTTGTTTTTAACACTGGCTCTTATTTTGGGACTGGCATTTACAGGATGCGGTGGCAAGAAGGAGGCAACAAAAGCTGAAGGAACTTTTCCTACTGCTAAAACACTAGAAATTATAGCTCCAGCAAACCCTGGCGGTGGATGGGATGCCACGGCTAGAGCATTAAAGAAAGTTATCGATGATAATGATATCGCACCAGAAGTAAATATCATTGTTACGAACAAACCTGGAGGGAAGGGATCAATTGCCTGGAACTCACTGATTCAAAGGAAAGATTCCCATATAGTTGCTATGGATTCGGCTTATATCTACCTAAACCAACTGTTGGGAGTACAGGGAGCTCAGAAATTAGACGACCTAAGACCTGTTGCCACTTTGACAAACGAATGGATCGGTTATTTTGTAAAGGGAGACTCAGATATAGAAACTATAACTGAGGTAACAGAGAGACTTAAAAAAGATCCTGCATCTGTCATAGTTGCAGTTGCACCTGGAAAAGGTAACGACGATCACCTTTCAATAATGAATGTTGCCAAAACTGCAGGAGTAGATATCGCAGAATTTGACAAAAATATAGTTGCTACATCTACAGGAGAATTGATTCCTGGAGTACTTGGTGGATTCTACGAAGTAATAGTTACTGGAGCTGCAGATGGAATAGAGTTTATGAAATCTGGAGATCTAAAGTGTATAGCAATAACTGCTGACGAAAGATTAGGTGGAGAATTTGCTGATGTACCGACTGTTAAAGAGTCTGGTATAGATGTTGTATTCCCTCACTGGAGAGGAATAGTAGCTCATCCTGGAATGACTGACGAAGAAGCAGCTTACTGGAACACTATAATTGAAAAAGCTATGGCTACAGATGACTGGAAACAGATCATGGAAAACAACAGCTGGCTTCCATACTACAAAAACAGTGCTGACACAAGAAAAATGTGGGAAGAAGAATTTAAAGTTTACAAAGAACTAACTGACGCTGTAGGTCTTACAAAATAATATTGTCATAATATAATATTTAGTTGTTGAGTCGATAACTGCCTAAACTTAATGTAAAGGCGGTTATTGGTTCAAACTTAAATAATTTTAAGAGGTGAAAAATGACTCAGAATAAAATAATCGGTATTTTTGGAGCTCTGCTTACGGTTATATATGGTTTTAGTACTATTAATGCCACGGGAGCAGGAGCTACTTTTCTTTCAGGAACTAAAATATTTCCCATGATGGTTATAATATTGACTGCCGTACTTTCTGCAGTGATATTTTTACAGGATCATCTGGGAAAAGAAAAAAGTAAAAAACTGGAAATAGACAAAAAAGTTCTATTGACTATCGGGAAATCTACAGTTGTATTTGTGGTTTATACTCTGATATTTGAACATCTTGGGTATATACTTTCTACTGTAGTACTTTTAATGGGGCTGTTGAGTATTCTAAATAAAGGCAAACTGAAACAAAATATAATTATTTCAGTAGCTTTTTCTGCAATAGCCTACTATATATTTTCAAAATTATTAGCGATTTCTTTACCGCCAGGAATAATAAATTTTTAATCAGGAAGGTGAATTATGTTAGATATATTTTCATATTTAATGGGAGGATTTAGGGAGATATTGACCTTTAGCAATGTCATGTGGATATTCTTTGGAGGGATATTTGGTTCCATAGTGGGAATGCTACCTGGACTTGGTCCTGCTACAGGGATTGCTGTTCTTCTTCCTCTGACTTTTGGGATGAATCCTGTGACAGCTTTAAGTACTCTTACAGCGATATATTACGGGGCAATGTTTGGTGGATCCAGAGCATCTATTTTGATTAATACACCTGGAGACGGAGGAGCAATAGCTGCTACTTT is drawn from uncultured Ilyobacter sp. and contains these coding sequences:
- a CDS encoding tripartite tricarboxylate transporter substrate-binding protein, with the protein product MKKGNLFLTLALILGLAFTGCGGKKEATKAEGTFPTAKTLEIIAPANPGGGWDATARALKKVIDDNDIAPEVNIIVTNKPGGKGSIAWNSLIQRKDSHIVAMDSAYIYLNQLLGVQGAQKLDDLRPVATLTNEWIGYFVKGDSDIETITEVTERLKKDPASVIVAVAPGKGNDDHLSIMNVAKTAGVDIAEFDKNIVATSTGELIPGVLGGFYEVIVTGAADGIEFMKSGDLKCIAITADERLGGEFADVPTVKESGIDVVFPHWRGIVAHPGMTDEEAAYWNTIIEKAMATDDWKQIMENNSWLPYYKNSADTRKMWEEEFKVYKELTDAVGLTK
- a CDS encoding ATP-binding protein; translated protein: MKKNKLKFLSIIAIIFIALIVSRISYQGYVKYQDTVMTQQIKHLMTISKSIGRSLNLYVGEKEKALRILSADIAHHMEASPDEPHQDYILKAMETFYLNQDEEVSNLNYMEARNRFFLSYPKEDFIVTGEDFYDEISYVKARKDSYIGFPYHDRYDTLSINIVEPVIIKNKLVGIIFGKIKLENMNELLLKPVKIGEFGYAVVKDSTGKILMHPSKGQVGDFVITSRKKKYPNLDYRGIASLFKKQLTQNEGFHIYHSYWWPQDTLVLTKKINVFSRINFSSDFWIVSVVSSYDEITKPIRDYLYGSILISTFIIVISSCIVFWIVRMIKNKEAYEMETNYLREINKSSEELRKKDAELHHRRKLETIGTLTGGIAHEFNNVLTPIMGHSEILLRNLDPDLDNYEDAEAIYNSSKRAQEIIDHIRVFSGDKNIKIKYNIIPVNSVLEDALKFSEFVLPSNVKIIKEIKENCGNIYANETQIHQVILNLCTNACNAMKNRKHGILKISLDISKYQVKEVSGGNNDSGREYVKISFEDNGCGIEEDIIDKIFDPFFTKKLSDKSSGLGLSVVQGIVTKHGGMIKVSSKKDIGSRFEVYIPKAKKNEALDNIEPQSSGITGKERVLIIDDDKDIAEMLKKGLNELGYSVSSVVECDEIIKKFTYIKDHFDIIVTDLTMPEISGIQIAKKIKRNQPNVKTILITAYSDEPLEEYMKDKTLDDYLIKPVSAAQVSRSIRKIMENEKI
- a CDS encoding response regulator transcription factor produces the protein MDGYKVLLVDDDAAICKVIKRALKLENIEIIYASNGEKAYSLVRAQVFDLIILDVSLGDTDGFEILKKIRTEGNDVPIIFLSGNQHENDKILALGMGADDYITKPFSIFLLVAKIKAHLRRGDKIKEYQTSQKKIIQGPFVLDTETFQLFKNEKEVFLSSKEIMLMKFFMENPNMVFSKDQIYEKVWNNSIVDDNTIMVYMRHLRKKLEDDPKNPKFFQTVWGIGYKFNNFIK
- a CDS encoding tripartite tricarboxylate transporter TctB family protein; the encoded protein is MTQNKIIGIFGALLTVIYGFSTINATGAGATFLSGTKIFPMMVIILTAVLSAVIFLQDHLGKEKSKKLEIDKKVLLTIGKSTVVFVVYTLIFEHLGYILSTVVLLMGLLSILNKGKLKQNIIISVAFSAIAYYIFSKLLAISLPPGIINF